The following is a genomic window from bacterium.
GTATCCCGCTTTTCGTCTGGACGGGTCACCACTCCTTGCATTCGCCGATATCCCGGGATGAGTTCCAGGCTGTCATCGATAAACGGAGTGTTGTAGGTATCGGTTATCGGATCCAGGAGGTGCGCTGGCGCGACGTCACACTCCCCGCGGCGCGCGGCATCAATACCAGCCTGGCTTCCGACTGCCAGTAGCTTGACCGAGTACCCCTCGGCTCGTAGCGCGCGGGCGATCACATCGAGCCCGATGCAATGGCTTCCGATCACGACGAGATCCGCCGGTTCGAGAGCACCGCCGAGTAGCGTTACGGCGACCTCGGTTCCAGCTTCGACTATTTCGGTCTGACGCTCCATGCGCACGAATCCGTCTGCGCGGGAAAACGAGGTGACGCTGCCACTGCCTTTGCCCATCGGATAGGCTGCCAGTCCTCCTGACAATGTGCGTACGAGACCGACGAGCAGATACTCCAGTCGACCCCGGTCGGTATTGACGCGCACGGCGAGTTCCGCGCGACAATTCTCGACGCGCTGGGTTGGAAGGCCGGAAAGCTGTCGGATCACGGGCGCGATGAACTCGTGGAAGGTGAAGATCGCAGATGTGGGGAAACCGGGCAGTATCGCCACGGGAGTTCCCGCTTGTGCCGCCAGGCACACGGGCTTTCCGGGCTTGAGTGCCACGCCATGGACCGAAATTCCCGGATCGAGTTCAGCTACCACTCGATAGGATAGGTCGCCCTCGCCCTTCGATGTTCCACCGGAAAGCAGGACGACATCGTTCTCACGCAATGCGCGTTCTGTTACGGTGCGTAGCTCATCTTCCTCGTCGCGAAACGCGCCCAGAAAATCCGGCTGACCTCCCAGTTCGATCACCGCGTCAGACAGGATGCGTCCATTGGAGTCGTATACCAATCCAGGTCGCATCTCTTCGCCCGGAGCCACGATCTCGTCGCCCGTGGAAATCACCGCCACGCGTGGGCGGCGTACCACGGAAACACGAGCCACACCGATGGCCGCCAGCACGCCGGTTTCCCGA
Proteins encoded in this region:
- a CDS encoding molybdopterin biosynthesis protein, with protein sequence MKQDQFLEVIDRDEAELRWHATLDLAPLSPEEVSVEEALGRVLAGDVRTEVDVPSFDRSNMDGFAVRAADTFGANESEPLRLQINTETIPTGVRPKDEVRPGTATSIATGGMLPRGADAVIPVELTDLSDDGKTLSVRDARVPGAALSYAGTDMGAGETVLYAGTRLSSRETGVLAAIGVARVSVVRRPRVAVISTGDEIVAPGEEMRPGLVYDSNGRILSDAVIELGGQPDFLGAFRDEEDELRTVTERALRENDVVLLSGGTSKGEGDLSYRVVAELDPGISVHGVALKPGKPVCLAAQAGTPVAILPGFPTSAIFTFHEFIAPVIRQLSGLPTQRVENCRAELAVRVNTDRGRLEYLLVGLVRTLSGGLAAYPMGKGSGSVTSFSRADGFVRMERQTEIVEAGTEVAVTLLGGALEPADLVVIGSHCIGLDVIARALRAEGYSVKLLAVGSQAGIDAARRGECDVAPAHLLDPITDTYNTPFIDDSLELIPGYRRMQGVVTRPDEKRDTGLLLADSELRIVNRNRGSGTRVLIDQLLEDRRPDGYPYEPRSHNAVAAAIGQGRADWGVTIETVARGAGLVFRPLRTEYYDFVVPKARLERPVVQAFVRLLGLPALRAELEELGFSTPG